From one Lycium ferocissimum isolate CSIRO_LF1 chromosome 7, AGI_CSIRO_Lferr_CH_V1, whole genome shotgun sequence genomic stretch:
- the LOC132064928 gene encoding 2-hydroxyisoflavanone dehydratase-like has translation MDSVSSSEIEYEVPMLFRVYKDGRIEKFRKHDFVPPSDSPITGVRSKDVVIVPENNVIVRLYLPKITQNDQKFPLLVYVHGGGFAIESAFSTYYDSYLHSVAAETNVLAVSVEYRLAPEHKIPACYDDSWAVMKWVSQHANGEQGTEPWLKSHADFSRVFLSGDSAGANIAHNMMMRASVDEDKLGDDLRIVGMALIQPFFGNNEPDRIWSYCCPENPNADDPRINPAAHPSLLSKLACSKILICTGGKDFIRDRGWTYYEALKKCGWKGQVEIKESEGEEHVFHLVKPTCENAKDLMKWLADFFQQSS, from the exons ATGGATTCCGTGTCATCATCCGAAATTGAATATGAGGTACCAATGCTTTTTCGGGTCTACAAAGATGGTCGTATCGAAAAGTTCAGAAAACATGACTTTGTCCCTCCTTCTGACAGTCCAATCACAGGTGTTCGATCCAAAGATGTTGTTATCGTACCGGAAAACAACGTAATTGTACGCCTTTACCTTCCTAAAATAACCCAAAACGACCAGAAATTTCCACTCCTTGTGTACGTTCACGGAGGTGGATTTGCGATCGAATCAGCGTTTTCGACTTACTATGATAGTTATCTTCACTCAGTAGCTGCAGAAACCAATGTACTTGCCGTGTCAGTTGAGTATAGATTAGCCCCAGAACACAAAATTCCTGCGTGTTATGATGATTCTTGGGCTGTCATGAAATGGGTCTCTCAGCATGCCAATGGCGAACAAGGAACTGAACCATGGCTGAAAAGTCATGCTGATTTCTCCCGAGTTTTCTTGTCAG GTGATAGTGCCGGAGCCAATATTGCTCATAACATGATGATGCGAGCAAGTGTAGATGAAGATAAACTTGGAGATGACTTAAGGATTGTTGGAATGGCATTAATTCAACCCTTTTTTGGGAACAATGAGCCTGATAGAATTTGGTCGTATTGTTGCCCCGAAAATCCCAACGCGGATGACCCGAGAATCAATCCAGCAGCTCATCCGAGTTTGTTATCGAAGCTTGCTTGCTCTAAGATTCTGATATGCACTGGAGGAAAGGATTTTATCAGAGACAGAGGGTGGACGTACTATGAGGCGCTAAAGAAATGTGGATGGAAAGGCCAAGTGGAGATTAAGGAATCCGAAGGGGAAGAACATGTTTTCCATTTGGTTAAGCCAACTTGTGAGAATGCTAAGGACTTGATGAAATGGCTGGCCGATTTCTTTCAACAATCAAGCTGA